From Natator depressus isolate rNatDep1 chromosome 7, rNatDep2.hap1, whole genome shotgun sequence, the proteins below share one genomic window:
- the LOC141991167 gene encoding endogenous retrovirus group K member 5 Gag polyprotein-like translates to MGSSLSALQVQHRNELQYLLRKAQHDCPARELTLLLQEVSAQCPWYPEAGTLKLADWERLGQTLHEEPRAPVQALHAWHLCRDAIQRVASDRPSLARLVISPRPSAPAATPPPTDATQCVASEEPSPAPTEGLPISPPPSAPAAIPLPALLPVPLLPPPPLPSPPEPVCDYHPPLEPHASGPPRGSSASAQRLSLVQQMVHAAKARSDLTAEELAELVSVCPVTWQNDGQGNPVGTWVSLPYSVIREVKKAIREFGLTSTFVRGLIEGLGSGYSLIPEDWKALLRMMLSPSQYVIWISEYRQEAERQAQIHRAEGIIFEHLAGEGPFATVEMQTQLPQALFPLISTCAQHAFRKVPDSGKPTKSFVSIRQGASESFLDFTNRLQEAILRQVDNAAAAQEILLKMAVENANEDCRRALQMAQASGILELSDMLRACQNIGTQAHKAGVLAAALKRTGKEGKRCYRCGKEGHFQRECRSSKAPARPSKKCPKCQKGYHWANQCRSGPGNRAAGPPRTQGQTGVFPTQTTVPLP, encoded by the coding sequence atgggaagctccctgtctgctttgcaagtgcaacaccgcaatgagctacagtatctgctgcgtaaggctcagcatgactgccccgctcgagaactcactctcctgctacaggaggtgagtgcccagtgcccgtggtaccctgaagccggaacccttaagctagcggactgggagcggttgggccagacattgcatgaagagcctcgggcgcccgtgcaggctttacatgcctggcacctctgccgcgatgcgatacagcgtgtcgcctcggacaggccctccctcgcgaggctggtgatctcgccacgcccgtcggctcctgcagccaccccccctcctaccgatgcaacacagtgtgtcgcttcggaagaaccctctcccgcaccaacagaggggctgccgatttcgccaccgccgtcggctcctgcagccatccctctccctgctttgctcccagtgcctttattaccaccgcctcccttaccttccccgccagagccggtgtgtgattaccatccccccctggaaccccatgcttcggggccccccagggggtcgtctgcatctgctcagaggctttcgctggtgcaacaaatggttcacgcagcgaaggctcgctcagatcttacagcagaggagctggctgagctggtctcggtttgtccggtgacctggcagaacgatggccagggcaacccggttggaacctgggtcagtttgccttactcggtgattagagaggtaaagaaagcaattcgcgagttcggtctgactagcacgtttgtgcgtggtctcattgaagggctaggtagtggatactccctgatccctgaagattggaaggcgctattgcgcatgatgctgtcacccagtcaatatgttatttggattagtgagtatcggcaggaggcggaacgccaggcccagattcatagagcggaaggtattatttttgagcacttggcaggggagggaccgtttgctaccgttgagatgcaaactcaactccctcaggccctcttcccccttatttccacctgcgcccagcatgctttccggaaggtcccggattcaggcaagcctactaaaagctttgttagtatccgtcagggtgcatcagagtcctttctggattttaccaacagattgcaggaggctatcctccgacaggtggataacgctgcggcagctcaggaaatcctgttaaaaatggcagttgaaaatgcaaatgaggattgccgtCGCGCTCTCCAGAtggcgcaagcctctggcattttagagctctcagacatgctacgggcgtgccaaaacatcggcacacaagcccataaagctggagttctggctgccgccctaaaaagaaccggaaaagaggggaagcgttgttaccgctgtggcaaggagggtcacttccagcgggagtgccgctcatcaaaggcacccgcccgaccctcaaaaaagtgccccaagtgtcaaaagggctatcactgggctaatcagtgtcgtagcgggccgggaaaccgcgcggcgggtcccccccgaacccagggccaaacgggggtgtttcccactcagacaaccgttcctctgccttaa